The Eublepharis macularius isolate TG4126 chromosome 11, MPM_Emac_v1.0, whole genome shotgun sequence genome includes a region encoding these proteins:
- the RAB12 gene encoding ras-related protein Rab-12 translates to MEPGSGLLPRRGPGLGSAGGSPALSGPQARRRKQPPRPADFKLQVIIIGSRGVGKTSLMERFTDDTFCEACKSTVGVDFKIKTVELRGKKIRLQIWDTAGQERFNSITSAYYRSAKGIILVYDITKKETFDDLPKWMKMIDKYASEDAELLLVGNKLDCEVDREISRQQGEKFAQQITGMRFCEASAKDNFNVDEIFLKLVDDILKKMPLDIMRNELSNSILSLQPEPEIPPELPPPRPHVRCC, encoded by the exons ATGGAGCCGGGCTCCGGGCTGCTGCCGCGGCGGGGGCCGGGGCTGGGCTCGGCGGGGGGCTCGCCGGCGCTCTCGGGGCCTCAGGCCCGCCGCAGGAAGCAGCCGCCGCGCCCGGCCGACTTCAAGCTGCAGGTGATCATCATCGGCTCGCGGGGCGTCGGCAAGACCAGCCTCATGGAGCGCTTCACCGACGACACCTTCTGCGAGGCCTGCAAGTCCACCGTAG GTGTTGATTTTAAAATCAAAACGGTAgagctaagaggaaagaaaattaGATTACAAATCTG gGACACAGCAGGTCAGGAAAGATTCAACAGCATTACCTCAGCTTACTACAGAAGTGCCAAGGGAATTATATTGGTGTACGATATCACAAAGAAGGAGACGTTCGATGATTTGCCAAAGTGGATGAAAATGATCGATAAG tatGCCTCAGAAGATGCAGAGCTGCTACTGGTTGGAAATAAGTTAGACTGTGAAGTGGACAGAGAGATCAGTCGGCAACAGGGAGAAAAA tttgcacagcagataaCTGGGATGCGTTTTTGTGAAGCTAGTGCCAAGGACAATTTTAATGTcgatgaaatatttctgaaactaGTTGACGACATCCTAAAAAAG ATGCCTTTGGACATTATGCGGAATGAATTGTCCAACAGTATCCTGTCCCTGCAACCAGAACCGGAAATCCCACCAGAACTGCCTCCTCCGAGACCTCACGTCCGTTGTTGCTAA